One genomic window of Streptomyces sp. WP-1 includes the following:
- a CDS encoding ATP/GTP-binding protein translates to MDFKGSDTIPGPRTADQLPHTAQAAVKIVIVGGFGVGKTTMVGSVSEIKPLTTEETMTQAGIGIDDNYGSESKTATTVAMDFGRISITDKLVLYLFGTPGQERFWFLWNGLFEGALGAVVLVDTRRLEVSFDVMGRLEERGVPFVVAVNSFPDAPRYPVEELRTALDLTPEIPIVECDVRRRASSKDVLLTLMRFLHSLALSGALT, encoded by the coding sequence ATGGACTTCAAAGGCTCTGACACGATCCCCGGACCGCGCACCGCGGACCAGCTGCCGCACACGGCCCAGGCCGCGGTGAAGATCGTGATCGTGGGCGGCTTCGGCGTCGGCAAGACCACCATGGTCGGCTCCGTCAGCGAGATCAAACCGCTGACCACCGAGGAGACCATGACCCAGGCCGGCATCGGGATCGACGACAACTACGGCTCCGAGTCCAAGACCGCCACCACCGTCGCCATGGACTTCGGCCGGATCAGCATCACCGACAAACTGGTGCTCTACCTCTTCGGCACCCCGGGCCAGGAGCGCTTCTGGTTCCTGTGGAACGGCCTGTTCGAGGGCGCGCTCGGTGCGGTCGTGCTCGTCGACACCCGGCGCCTGGAGGTCAGCTTCGACGTCATGGGCCGCCTGGAGGAACGCGGCGTGCCCTTCGTGGTCGCCGTCAACTCCTTCCCGGACGCGCCCCGTTACCCCGTCGAGGAACTGCGCACCGCGCTCGATCTGACCCCCGAGATCCCGATCGTCGAATGCGATGTGCGCCGCCGCGCCTCCAGCAAGGACGTGCTGCTCACCCTGATGCGGTTCCTGCACTCGCTCGCCCTCTCCGGCGCCCTCACCTGA
- a CDS encoding cytochrome P450, with the protein MTPEHQPPTGTSATGTHDPLFGPPPGCPAHGLGPGGLHRLYGAGAEDLDDLYERLREQYGPVAPVLLHDDVPMWVVLGHAENLQVVRSPSQYTRDSRIWAPLLDGRVKQDHPLMPHIAWQPICSHAEGDEHLRLRNAVTSAMATIDHRSVRRHIGGHTQHLVNGFCERGRADLVAQFAEHLPMAVLCEILGMPEEYNDRMVQAARDALKGTETAIQSHAYVMDALNRLTLRRRAQPEDDFTSHLVMHEARLSDDEVREHLRLVLFAAYEATANLLANALRMVLTEPGFRARLNGGQMTVPEAIEQSLWDEPPFSTVFGYYAKQDTELGGQRIAKGDGILFAPAPGNIDPRVRPDLAASMQGNRSHLAFGGGPHECPGQDIGRAIADVGVDALLTRLPDVQLACAEDDLRWRSSIASRHLVSLPVRFEPKPQQDTDMPPRAYAGPGLPPDLRLPAQRRESQGAALPAAVPPPRPAPLPPMPVGAPARGPWQRLLRWWRGE; encoded by the coding sequence GTGACGCCTGAACACCAGCCTCCGACCGGCACCTCGGCCACCGGCACCCACGACCCCCTGTTCGGCCCGCCACCCGGCTGCCCCGCACACGGCCTCGGACCCGGGGGACTGCACCGGCTCTACGGCGCGGGCGCGGAGGACCTGGACGACCTCTACGAACGGCTGCGCGAACAGTACGGCCCGGTCGCCCCCGTACTGCTGCACGACGACGTACCGATGTGGGTGGTGCTCGGGCACGCCGAGAACCTCCAGGTGGTGCGCAGCCCCTCGCAGTACACCCGCGACAGCCGCATCTGGGCCCCGCTCCTGGACGGCCGGGTCAAACAGGACCACCCGCTGATGCCGCACATCGCCTGGCAGCCCATCTGCTCCCATGCCGAGGGCGACGAACACCTGCGGCTGCGCAACGCCGTCACCTCCGCCATGGCCACCATCGACCACCGCAGTGTCCGCCGGCACATCGGCGGCCACACCCAGCACCTGGTCAACGGGTTCTGCGAACGGGGCCGCGCCGACCTCGTCGCGCAGTTCGCCGAGCATCTGCCGATGGCGGTGCTGTGCGAGATCCTCGGCATGCCCGAGGAGTACAACGACCGGATGGTGCAGGCCGCCCGGGACGCCCTCAAGGGCACCGAGACCGCCATCCAGAGCCACGCCTACGTCATGGACGCGCTGAACCGGCTCACCCTGCGCCGCCGCGCCCAGCCCGAGGACGACTTCACCAGCCACCTCGTCATGCACGAGGCCCGGCTCAGCGACGACGAGGTCCGCGAACACCTGCGGCTCGTCCTGTTCGCCGCCTACGAGGCCACCGCCAACCTGCTCGCCAACGCGCTGCGCATGGTCCTGACCGAACCCGGGTTCCGGGCCCGGCTCAACGGCGGGCAGATGACCGTGCCGGAGGCGATCGAGCAGTCCCTGTGGGACGAGCCGCCCTTCAGCACCGTCTTCGGCTACTACGCCAAGCAGGACACCGAGCTGGGCGGGCAGCGCATCGCCAAGGGCGACGGGATCCTGTTCGCGCCCGCGCCGGGCAACATCGACCCGCGGGTACGGCCCGACCTGGCCGCGAGCATGCAGGGCAACCGCTCCCACCTCGCCTTCGGCGGCGGCCCGCACGAGTGCCCGGGGCAGGACATCGGGCGCGCCATCGCCGACGTCGGCGTCGACGCCCTGCTGACCCGGCTGCCGGACGTCCAGCTGGCCTGCGCCGAGGACGATCTGCGCTGGCGCTCCTCCATCGCCTCCCGGCACCTGGTGTCGCTGCCGGTCAGGTTCGAACCCAAGCCGCAGCAGGACACCGACATGCCGCCCCGCGCCTACGCGGGCCCCGGCCTGCCCCCCGATCTGCGGCTGCCCGCCCAGCGCCGGGAGTCGCAGGGCGCCGCGCTCCCCGCGGCCGTACCGCCGCCCCGGCCCGCGCCGCTGCCGCCGATGCCGGTCGGCGCCCCGGCGCGGGGGCCCTGGCAGCGGCTGCTGCGCTGGTGGCGCGGCGAGTGA